A single genomic interval of Lathyrus oleraceus cultivar Zhongwan6 chromosome 7, CAAS_Psat_ZW6_1.0, whole genome shotgun sequence harbors:
- the LOC127104610 gene encoding uncharacterized protein LOC127104610 — protein sequence MVEVDKFPNFTQERPPPPFPQRIKKAKEEQQFCKFMEILKQLHNNISLVYVIQQMPNYSKSMKDVVTKRKRVEEFSTIALTQECNQLVLGTLPPKLKYPNRLTIPYKIEDTFYGRELCDLGTSINIMPSSIFKKLGIVVVSPTKIMLQLTDTSICYPRGKIEDVLIMVDKFLFLDVFIIMDFNSNEETPILLGRPFLATRRTLIDVEKGELAMRVNG from the coding sequence ATGGTAGAGGTCGACAAGTTTCCTAACTTTACTCAAGAAAGACCACCACCTCCCTTTCCTCAGAGAATCAAAAAAGCCAAGGAAGAACAACAATTTTGCAAATTCATGGAGATTCTTAAACAACTTCATAATAACATTTCATTGGTTTATGTTATTCAACAAATGCCTAATTACTCCAAATCCATGAAAGATGTTGTCACAAAAAGAAAGAGGGTGGAAGAATTTTCAACTATTGCATTAACTCAAGAGTGCAACCAACTTGTGTTAGGAACTCTTCCTCCCAAATTGAAGTATCCAAACCGTTTAACTATTCCATATAAGATTGAAGATACATTTTATGGCAGGGAACTGTGTGACCTTGGAACAAGTATTAATATTATGCCATCATCCATATTCAAGAAATTGGGAATTGTAGTTGTCAGTCCTACAAAAATCATGCTTCAACTTACAGATACGAGTATATGTTATCCTCGAGGAAAAATTGAAGATGTGCTAATCATGGTGGATAAGTTTTTATTCCTTGATGTCTTTATTATCATGGACTTCAATTCTAATGAAGAAACACCCATTCTGTTGGGAAGACCCTTCCTTGCCACAAGAAGAACTTTGATTGATGTGGAAAAAGGAGAACTCGCAATGAGGGTGAATGGATAA